One stretch of Bos indicus x Bos taurus breed Angus x Brahman F1 hybrid chromosome 22, Bos_hybrid_MaternalHap_v2.0, whole genome shotgun sequence DNA includes these proteins:
- the ZNF589 gene encoding LOW QUALITY PROTEIN: zinc finger protein 589 (The sequence of the model RefSeq protein was modified relative to this genomic sequence to represent the inferred CDS: inserted 1 base in 1 codon; deleted 2 bases in 2 codons; substituted 3 bases at 3 genomic stop codons) produces LKTLSSDSKPQIHPWPLCPXGSQQILSQHALSSHPIPDSCAGNQHQPGDPCPVEXQQXQQQQSDKNYWGGVVVGKAEHQRVRVSTPSFSSSNGTRTSVVFSSPPQGPPVNSQGANXVLKVQLSLTQRVISGETDNVPERVEISGSGAIRFVECELDFSQKSNLFRCRLSWGGNIFRVQSVGEALVGSHIHQPSEDTRGKALNTRERESEVAQLCPTLCDPMDCSLSGS; encoded by the exons CTGAAAACTCTTTCTTCAGATTCAAAGCCACAAATCCATCCCTGGCCTCTCTGTC CTGGCAGTCAGCAGATTCTCAGCCAGCATGCTCTCAGCAGTCATCCTATT CCAGATTCATGTGCAGGAAATCAACACCAACCAGGAGATCCTTGCCCAGTtgagtagcagcagtagcagcaacaacaGTCTGATAAAAACtactggggg ggggtggtggtgggcaAAGCAGAACATCAAAGAGTGAGGGTCTCTACCCCTTCGTTTTCAAGTTCCAATGGCACTAGGACTTCAGTGGTTTTCTCCAGCCCACCCCAGGGACCACCAGTAAACTCTCAGGGAGCCAACTAAGTGTTGAAGGTGCAGCTCAGTCTAACCCAGAGGGTAATCTCTGGGGAAACAGACAACGTTCCCGAGAGGGTAGAAATCTCAGGATCTGGAGCAATCCGGTTTGTAGAGTGTGAACTGGATTTTAGCCAGAAGTCAAACCTCTTCAGATGCAGGCTGTCATGGGGAGGGAACATCTTCCGTGTGCAGAGTGTGGGTGAAGCTTTAGTCGGAAGTCATATTCATCAGCCATCGGAAGACACACGGGGAAAAGCCTTAAATACTAGGgagcgtgaaagtgaagtcgctcagttgtgtccgactctttgcgaccccatggactgtagcctatcaggctcc